The Actinocatenispora sera genome has a window encoding:
- a CDS encoding maltokinase N-terminal cap-like domain-containing protein — MTADRGSGATERAVALAGALARWLPEQRWFAGKHRALQAVTPVSAVALGDVQPRLDHLVVQVEYATGEPEQYQVLVGWRTVLSEKLEHARIGTVGDYVGYAGLWDDELADLLLAALAGGEQHGGLVFRPEPGATITRGLPSRVVEVEQSNSSVVFDEESILKLFRRPTPGANPDVELNRALRRVGCPHVAPLLGEIGGELFGAAVSYGMLSAYAANSADGWAMATASVRDLFAEGDLKADEVGGDFAAEAHRLGEAVAAVHADLVTALGSGQRDADGHAELSAAMIGRLADAVRTVPELARYAPRLGAEFTAVADLTASYPIQRIHGDLHLGQALRTPTSWLLIDFEGEPVKPLAERVRSDSPLRDVAGMLRSFDYAAEHLLVGEGADHQLEYRAQEWAARNRSAFTAGYTDAAGQDPGRHRTLLRAYELDKAVYEVVYEARHRPAWRWIPLRSIARMLGFEVPAPGDLPTA, encoded by the coding sequence ATGACCGCCGACCGCGGCTCCGGCGCCACCGAGCGGGCGGTGGCGCTGGCCGGCGCGCTCGCCCGCTGGCTACCCGAGCAGCGCTGGTTCGCCGGCAAGCACCGGGCCCTCCAGGCGGTGACCCCGGTGTCGGCCGTGGCGCTCGGCGACGTGCAGCCGCGACTGGACCACCTGGTGGTCCAGGTCGAGTACGCGACCGGCGAACCGGAGCAGTACCAGGTGCTGGTCGGCTGGCGCACCGTGCTGTCGGAGAAGCTGGAGCACGCCCGGATCGGGACGGTCGGCGACTACGTCGGCTACGCCGGGCTGTGGGACGACGAGCTGGCCGACCTGCTGCTGGCGGCGCTGGCCGGCGGCGAGCAGCACGGCGGCCTGGTGTTCCGGCCCGAACCGGGCGCCACGATCACCCGCGGCCTGCCCAGCCGGGTGGTCGAGGTGGAGCAGTCGAACTCGTCGGTGGTGTTCGACGAGGAGTCGATCCTGAAGCTGTTCCGCCGCCCCACCCCCGGCGCCAACCCGGACGTCGAGCTGAACCGGGCGCTGCGCCGGGTCGGCTGCCCGCACGTGGCGCCGCTGCTCGGCGAGATCGGCGGCGAGCTGTTCGGCGCGGCCGTCTCGTACGGGATGCTGTCGGCCTACGCGGCGAACTCGGCGGACGGCTGGGCGATGGCGACGGCGAGCGTGCGGGACCTGTTCGCCGAGGGGGATCTGAAGGCGGACGAGGTCGGCGGCGACTTCGCCGCCGAGGCGCACCGGCTCGGCGAGGCGGTCGCCGCGGTACACGCCGACCTGGTCACCGCGCTGGGTTCCGGCCAGCGGGACGCCGACGGGCACGCCGAGCTGTCCGCGGCGATGATCGGCCGGCTCGCCGACGCGGTGCGCACCGTGCCCGAGCTCGCCCGGTACGCGCCGCGGCTGGGCGCGGAGTTCACCGCCGTCGCCGATCTCACGGCGTCGTACCCGATCCAGCGCATCCACGGCGATCTGCATCTCGGCCAGGCGCTGCGGACCCCGACCAGCTGGCTGCTGATCGACTTCGAGGGCGAGCCGGTCAAGCCGCTGGCCGAGCGGGTGCGGTCGGACTCGCCGCTGCGCGACGTCGCCGGGATGCTCCGCTCGTTCGACTACGCGGCCGAGCACCTGCTCGTCGGCGAGGGCGCCGACCACCAGCTGGAGTACCGGGCGCAGGAGTGGGCGGCGCGCAACCGGTCGGCGTTCACGGCCGGGTACACCGACGCCGCCGGCCAGGACCCCGGGCGGCACCGCACCCTGCTGCGCGCGTACGAGCTGGACAAGGCGGTGTACGAGGTCGTGTACGAGGCGCGGCACCGGCCGGCGTGGCGGTGGATCCCGCTGCGCTCGATCGCCCGGATGCTCGGCTTCGAGGTACCGGCGCCGGGCGACCTGCCCACCGCCTGA
- a CDS encoding PLDc N-terminal domain-containing protein, protein MCASLTAALMVAVVAAGFAAYCVTDLARADERDLLLLPRMVWVVICVRSVPIGGLAYLLFGRRR, encoded by the coding sequence ATGTGCGCGTCGCTGACGGCGGCGTTGATGGTCGCGGTCGTGGCGGCCGGCTTCGCCGCGTACTGCGTGACCGACCTCGCCCGGGCCGACGAACGAGACCTCCTGCTGCTGCCGCGGATGGTCTGGGTGGTGATCTGCGTGCGGTCGGTCCCGATCGGTGGTCTCGCCTACCTGCTGTTCGGGCGCCGCCGCTGA
- a CDS encoding MerR family transcriptional regulator, translating to MLTIGDFARHGRVSVRMLRHYDALGLLAPARVDAATGYRYYTADQLARLNRIVALKDLGLSLAQVRAVLDDRLTAEQLRGMLRLRHAQLRQQIEADTARLAGVEARLAMIEREGHLPAAEIVVKNLPAVRLAQLTGVAAGWDPADITPVIVPLYGRLRALLDHHDVRPVAPDIAWYTDDPGGGMLVHAGAQVDVAPAAAYPFEVVDLPAVATAATLVHRGAMADSDPSFQALGRWIGDNGYRSTGYRELYLSCPGPDQSGWVTELQEPVVPA from the coding sequence ATGTTGACGATCGGGGACTTCGCCCGGCACGGCCGGGTGTCGGTGCGGATGCTGCGGCACTACGACGCGCTGGGGTTGCTCGCGCCGGCCCGGGTCGACGCCGCCACCGGCTACCGCTACTACACCGCCGACCAGCTGGCCCGGCTGAACCGGATCGTGGCGCTCAAGGATCTCGGGCTGAGCCTGGCGCAGGTCCGCGCGGTCCTCGACGACCGGCTGACCGCCGAACAGCTGCGCGGCATGCTCCGGCTGCGGCACGCCCAGCTGCGGCAGCAGATCGAGGCGGACACCGCCCGGCTGGCCGGCGTCGAGGCGCGCCTCGCGATGATCGAGCGTGAGGGGCACCTGCCCGCCGCGGAGATCGTGGTCAAGAACCTCCCGGCGGTCCGCCTGGCGCAGCTGACCGGTGTGGCCGCCGGCTGGGACCCGGCCGACATCACCCCGGTGATCGTCCCGCTGTACGGGCGCCTCCGCGCCCTGCTCGACCACCACGACGTGCGACCCGTCGCGCCCGACATTGCCTGGTACACCGACGATCCGGGTGGCGGGATGCTGGTGCACGCCGGCGCGCAGGTGGACGTGGCGCCGGCGGCGGCGTACCCGTTCGAGGTGGTCGACCTGCCCGCGGTGGCGACCGCGGCGACGCTGGTGCACCGGGGGGCGATGGCGGACTCCGACCCGTCGTTCCAGGCGCTCGGGCGGTGGATCGGCGACAACGGGTACCGGTCCACCGGGTACCGCGAGCTCTACCTGTCCTGCCCGGGGCCGGACCAGTCCGGCTGGGTCACCGAACTCCAGGAACCGGTGGTACCGGCGTGA
- a CDS encoding uracil-DNA glycosylase → MTGQGLAEVVDASWAQALAPVAEQISAMGDFLRAENAAGRGYLPAGDRVLRAFTQPLADVRVLIVGQDPYPTPGDAVGLSFSVAPERRIPASLRNIFREYCDDLGYPKPATGDLTPWAEHGVLLLNRCLTVQPGKPAAHRGKGWEKVTDAAIRALVTRGGPLVAILWGRDAQSLQPLLGDTPVLKSVHPSPMSADRGFFGSRPFTRANDLLVQQGSAPVDWKLP, encoded by the coding sequence ATGACTGGGCAAGGTTTGGCCGAGGTCGTCGACGCGAGTTGGGCGCAGGCGTTGGCGCCGGTGGCAGAGCAGATCAGCGCGATGGGCGACTTCCTGCGGGCGGAGAACGCGGCGGGTCGCGGCTACCTGCCGGCCGGCGACCGGGTGCTGCGCGCGTTCACCCAACCGCTCGCCGACGTGCGGGTGCTCATCGTCGGGCAGGACCCCTACCCCACCCCGGGTGACGCGGTCGGGCTGTCGTTCTCGGTCGCGCCGGAGCGCCGCATCCCGGCCAGCCTGCGCAACATCTTCCGGGAGTACTGCGACGATCTGGGCTACCCGAAGCCCGCGACCGGCGACCTGACCCCGTGGGCCGAGCACGGCGTGCTGCTGCTCAACCGGTGCCTGACCGTGCAGCCGGGCAAGCCGGCCGCGCACCGCGGCAAGGGCTGGGAGAAGGTCACCGACGCGGCGATCCGGGCGCTGGTGACGCGCGGTGGCCCGCTGGTGGCGATCCTGTGGGGGCGCGACGCGCAGTCGCTGCAGCCGCTGCTCGGCGACACGCCGGTGCTCAAGAGCGTGCACCCGTCGCCGATGTCGGCCGATCGCGGCTTCTTCGGTTCCCGGCCGTTCACCCGCGCCAACGACCTGCTGGTCCAGCAGGGCTCCGCCCCGGTCGACTGGAAGCTCCCCTAG
- a CDS encoding FHA domain-containing protein, protein MLGVNRTKLQEVFVQGGARRRAGGSGQQLPPGHDSLAFGVPESVPGTIFVLALRGGIEMRPREGRTILFGRNAEDVHVCVGVDDRGVSRRHGVLLHSDGRWWVRNTGRLPIRLPGSRLLFHGEEPVPLAHGYSPLFVRGSADRDHLLEVYVAADAGDRPGERPLDETQPPRLWHLADEERAVLIVLGQRYLRHDAHPQPLAWRQAADQLAELFPDAGWTPKRVEHHVAAIRTRLSAAGVAGLTRDEVGEPVGNALNDNLLHELMLSTTLIPPDLALLDAHLD, encoded by the coding sequence ATGCTAGGGGTAAACCGGACGAAGCTCCAGGAGGTCTTCGTGCAGGGCGGGGCGCGGCGACGAGCCGGTGGCAGTGGCCAGCAGCTGCCGCCCGGCCACGACAGCCTGGCGTTCGGTGTGCCGGAGTCGGTGCCGGGCACGATCTTCGTCCTCGCCCTCCGCGGCGGCATCGAGATGCGACCCCGCGAGGGGCGCACGATCCTGTTCGGCCGCAACGCGGAGGACGTGCACGTCTGCGTCGGCGTCGACGACCGCGGGGTCAGCCGCCGGCACGGGGTGCTGCTGCACAGCGACGGCCGCTGGTGGGTGCGCAACACCGGCCGGCTGCCGATCCGGCTGCCCGGCTCGCGGCTGCTGTTCCACGGCGAGGAGCCGGTACCGCTCGCGCACGGTTACTCGCCGCTGTTCGTACGCGGCTCGGCCGACCGCGACCACCTGCTGGAGGTGTACGTCGCCGCCGATGCCGGCGACCGCCCCGGCGAACGCCCGCTGGACGAGACCCAGCCGCCCCGGCTGTGGCACCTGGCGGACGAGGAACGCGCGGTACTGATCGTGCTCGGCCAGCGCTACCTGCGGCACGACGCGCACCCGCAGCCGCTCGCCTGGCGGCAGGCCGCCGACCAGCTCGCCGAGCTGTTCCCGGACGCCGGGTGGACGCCGAAGCGGGTCGAGCATCACGTCGCCGCGATACGTACCCGGTTGTCGGCCGCCGGGGTCGCCGGGCTGACCCGGGACGAGGTCGGCGAGCCGGTCGGCAACGCGCTCAACGACAACCTGCTGCACGAACTGATGCTGTCCACCACGCTGATCCCGCCCGACCTGGCCCTGCTCGACGCCCACCTCGACTGA
- a CDS encoding serine/threonine-protein kinase, with translation MTGPMAGPIAGRYRLEEQVGLGGMGLVWRATDLELRRTVAVKRSQETGPRAGRALRREARTAAVLQHPHVVTLYDVVTDGEQRWLVMEYVPWRSLAQLLAESGPIGPARAAALGVQLAEALDALHAKGVVHADVKPGNVLVGPQDAVKLIDFGLSRPVPSVPGPRRPPGSAGPVPAGPRTGPSAAGAPAGDGDGSTAGQRDGVAGRPERAGIGGPTSSTTDAGTVGGTPAFQAPEVAAGGPATTAADLFSLGATLYAAVEGHSPYGPVSHPAALHRRALAGALLPAPHAGTLAPALTALLSTDPAARPEAATTRQLLTATAGPRPRRLGRTAAAVAVAALTAAFAVAVGGDAVRPAPRPSLGDPATADPCALLDPSGLRRYGDVDLQTAYGNFNRCDVIVDREHGGDLDVQVEFDVGTVPGPRATVAGLPVHREKQDDGACAREIPVPGGYRVWVVAVLDGDGSAELCPVADTATTAAATVLRRGTVPRRHPFPAGSLGRVDGCALLRGVPGVATPIERGFAGWDCAADGAEHTSLRWRFDRNEPLTSEDGRPVRLAGRSAFVTADGDGDGTCLVQVVQRRYDDPANGPTEELLYLVVQGDGAGARRCPLAERLAGAAARRLPPR, from the coding sequence ATGACTGGGCCGATGGCTGGACCGATCGCCGGCCGGTACCGGCTGGAGGAGCAGGTCGGGCTGGGCGGCATGGGGCTGGTCTGGCGCGCCACCGATCTGGAACTTCGCCGTACGGTCGCGGTGAAGCGCTCGCAGGAGACCGGGCCGCGCGCCGGGCGGGCGCTGCGCCGGGAGGCGCGTACCGCCGCGGTGTTGCAACACCCGCACGTCGTCACGCTCTACGACGTCGTCACCGACGGCGAGCAGCGCTGGCTGGTGATGGAGTACGTGCCGTGGCGCAGCCTGGCGCAGCTGCTCGCCGAGTCCGGCCCGATCGGCCCGGCCCGCGCCGCGGCGCTCGGCGTCCAGCTCGCCGAGGCGCTGGATGCGTTACACGCCAAGGGAGTCGTGCATGCCGACGTGAAGCCGGGCAACGTGCTCGTCGGCCCGCAGGACGCGGTCAAGCTGATCGACTTCGGCCTGTCCCGGCCGGTGCCGAGCGTGCCGGGTCCCCGGCGGCCGCCCGGATCGGCCGGCCCGGTGCCGGCCGGCCCTCGCACCGGACCGTCCGCCGCCGGCGCTCCCGCCGGGGACGGCGACGGTAGTACGGCGGGGCAGCGCGACGGCGTCGCGGGGCGGCCGGAGCGCGCCGGGATCGGCGGGCCGACCTCGTCGACGACCGACGCCGGTACGGTCGGCGGCACGCCGGCGTTCCAGGCACCCGAGGTCGCCGCCGGCGGGCCGGCCACCACCGCCGCCGACCTGTTCTCGCTCGGTGCGACGCTGTACGCGGCGGTCGAGGGGCACTCGCCGTACGGCCCGGTGAGCCACCCCGCCGCGCTGCACCGGCGGGCGCTGGCCGGCGCGCTGCTGCCGGCGCCGCACGCCGGGACCCTGGCGCCGGCGCTCACCGCGCTGCTGTCCACCGACCCGGCTGCCCGGCCGGAGGCCGCCACCACCCGGCAGCTGCTCACCGCGACCGCCGGGCCACGGCCCCGGCGGCTGGGCCGTACCGCCGCCGCGGTCGCCGTGGCCGCGCTCACCGCGGCGTTCGCCGTCGCGGTCGGCGGTGATGCGGTCCGGCCGGCGCCGCGGCCCTCGCTCGGCGACCCCGCGACGGCCGACCCGTGCGCGCTGCTCGACCCGTCCGGGCTGCGCCGCTACGGCGACGTCGACCTGCAGACCGCCTACGGCAACTTCAACCGGTGCGACGTGATCGTGGACCGCGAGCACGGCGGCGATCTCGACGTGCAGGTCGAGTTCGACGTCGGTACGGTGCCGGGCCCGCGCGCCACCGTCGCTGGACTCCCGGTGCACCGGGAGAAGCAGGACGACGGCGCGTGCGCGCGGGAGATCCCGGTGCCGGGCGGCTACCGGGTCTGGGTGGTCGCGGTACTGGACGGCGACGGGAGCGCCGAGCTGTGCCCGGTCGCCGACACCGCGACCACGGCGGCGGCGACCGTGCTGCGCCGTGGGACGGTGCCGCGGCGCCACCCGTTCCCGGCCGGCTCGCTCGGCCGCGTCGACGGCTGCGCCCTGCTGCGCGGGGTACCCGGGGTGGCTACCCCGATCGAGCGGGGATTCGCCGGTTGGGACTGCGCCGCGGACGGCGCCGAGCACACCTCGCTGCGCTGGCGCTTCGACCGGAATGAGCCGCTGACCAGCGAGGACGGTCGACCGGTGCGGCTGGCCGGCCGGTCCGCGTTCGTCACCGCGGACGGTGACGGCGACGGGACCTGCCTGGTCCAGGTCGTGCAACGCCGCTACGACGACCCGGCCAACGGCCCGACCGAGGAGCTGCTGTACCTCGTCGTGCAGGGCGACGGGGCCGGCGCCCGGCGCTGCCCGCTCGCCGAGCGGCTCGCCGGTGCCGCGGCCCGCCGCCTGCCGCCGCGCTGA
- the glgB gene encoding 1,4-alpha-glucan branching protein GlgB — protein MATSVDSEVLGRLVRGEAYDPHAVLGAHPLGGDRTVVRTLRPDALQVVVVDGDQRFPARKVHDGGVFEATLPGAPRDYRIEVTDDAGEQRLVDDPYRWLPTLGDTDLYLIGEGRHEELWRVLGAHPRSYSTPNGPVTGVAFAVWAPNARAVRVIGDSIGWGAYDGLSMRSLGSSGVWELFVPEFAPDGLYKYRILGPDGRWREKADPMAQATEVPPRTASRVYRSAYEWGDADWLATRRRTAWHERPVSIYEVHLGSWRPGATYRQLADELVSYVSEVGFTHVEFLPVAEHPFGGSWGYQVTSYYAPTARFGPPDDFRYLVDRLHQAGIGVYLDWVPAHFPRDEWALARFDGTTCYEHADPHRGEHPDWGTYVFDFGRHEVRNFLVANALYWCEEFHIDGLRVDAVASMLYLDYSRNPGEWTPNEHGGRENLDAVSFLQETNATVYRRHPGVVMIAEESTAWPGVTRPTYLGGLGFGFKWNMGWMHDTLSYVSKDPIYRQYHHHEMTFSLMYAWSENFVLPISHDEVVHGKGSLFGRMPGDDWKRFASVRALFGFMWAHPGKQLLFAGCEFAQVGEWSEEHGVDWAALDWPAHAGVKAMVTDLNARYKDAPALWTQDTSPAGFAWIDANDAAGNVFSFLRWGSDGTVVACVANFAGGPHADYRLGLPRAGRWVELLNTDAESYGGSGWGNLGEVVATDTPWHGQPASATIQVPPLATVWLRHDPGGPETT, from the coding sequence GTGGCGACATCGGTGGACTCAGAAGTGCTCGGCCGTCTCGTCCGGGGCGAGGCGTACGACCCGCATGCCGTGCTCGGCGCGCACCCGCTCGGCGGCGACCGGACCGTGGTGCGCACGCTGCGGCCGGACGCGTTGCAGGTGGTGGTGGTCGACGGCGACCAGCGGTTCCCGGCGCGCAAGGTGCACGACGGCGGCGTGTTCGAGGCGACGCTGCCCGGCGCCCCGCGCGACTACCGGATCGAGGTGACCGACGACGCCGGCGAGCAGCGGCTCGTCGACGACCCGTACCGGTGGCTGCCGACGCTGGGCGACACCGACCTGTACCTGATCGGCGAGGGCCGGCACGAGGAGCTGTGGCGGGTGCTCGGCGCACATCCGCGCAGCTACTCGACGCCGAACGGGCCGGTCACCGGGGTCGCGTTCGCGGTCTGGGCGCCGAACGCACGCGCGGTGCGGGTGATCGGCGACAGCATCGGCTGGGGCGCGTACGACGGGTTGTCGATGCGCTCGCTCGGCTCGTCCGGGGTGTGGGAGCTGTTCGTGCCGGAGTTCGCGCCGGACGGGCTCTACAAGTACCGCATCCTCGGGCCGGACGGCCGGTGGCGGGAGAAGGCCGACCCGATGGCGCAGGCCACCGAGGTACCGCCGCGCACCGCGTCGCGCGTCTACCGCTCGGCGTACGAGTGGGGCGACGCGGACTGGCTCGCGACCCGCCGCCGCACCGCGTGGCACGAGCGGCCGGTGTCGATCTACGAGGTGCACCTCGGTTCCTGGCGGCCCGGCGCCACCTACCGCCAGCTCGCCGACGAGCTGGTGTCCTACGTGTCGGAGGTCGGCTTCACGCACGTGGAGTTCCTGCCGGTGGCCGAGCATCCGTTCGGCGGTTCCTGGGGCTACCAGGTCACCAGCTACTACGCGCCGACCGCGCGGTTCGGCCCGCCGGACGACTTCCGCTACCTGGTCGACCGGTTGCACCAGGCCGGCATCGGCGTCTACCTCGACTGGGTACCGGCGCACTTCCCGCGGGACGAGTGGGCGCTGGCCCGCTTCGACGGGACCACCTGCTACGAGCACGCCGACCCGCACCGCGGCGAGCATCCCGACTGGGGCACGTACGTGTTCGACTTCGGCCGGCACGAGGTGCGCAACTTCCTGGTCGCGAACGCGCTGTACTGGTGCGAGGAGTTCCACATCGACGGGCTGCGGGTGGACGCGGTCGCCTCGATGCTCTACCTCGACTACTCGCGCAACCCGGGTGAGTGGACGCCGAACGAGCACGGCGGCCGGGAGAACCTGGACGCGGTGTCGTTCCTGCAGGAGACGAACGCGACCGTGTACCGGCGCCATCCCGGCGTGGTGATGATCGCCGAGGAGTCGACCGCCTGGCCCGGCGTCACCCGGCCCACCTACCTCGGCGGGCTCGGTTTCGGGTTCAAGTGGAACATGGGCTGGATGCACGACACCCTGTCGTACGTCTCGAAGGACCCGATCTACCGGCAGTACCACCATCACGAGATGACGTTCTCGCTGATGTACGCGTGGAGCGAGAACTTCGTGCTGCCGATCAGCCACGACGAGGTGGTGCACGGCAAGGGTTCGCTGTTCGGCCGGATGCCCGGCGACGACTGGAAACGCTTCGCCTCGGTACGGGCGCTGTTCGGCTTCATGTGGGCGCACCCGGGCAAGCAGCTGCTGTTCGCCGGCTGCGAGTTCGCCCAGGTCGGCGAGTGGAGCGAGGAGCACGGCGTCGACTGGGCGGCACTGGACTGGCCGGCCCACGCCGGGGTGAAGGCGATGGTCACCGACCTCAACGCCCGGTACAAGGATGCGCCGGCGCTGTGGACCCAGGACACCTCGCCGGCCGGGTTCGCCTGGATCGACGCGAACGACGCCGCCGGCAACGTGTTCTCGTTCCTGCGCTGGGGATCCGACGGGACCGTCGTGGCCTGCGTGGCGAACTTCGCCGGCGGCCCGCACGCCGACTACCGGCTGGGGCTGCCCCGCGCCGGACGCTGGGTCGAGCTGCTCAACACCGACGCGGAGTCGTACGGCGGGTCCGGCTGGGGCAATCTCGGCGAGGTGGTCGCGACCGACACACCGTGGCACGGCCAGCCTGCGTCGGCCACCATCCAGGTCCCCCCGCTCGCCACCGTGTGGCTGCGGCACGACCCGGGCGGCCCGGAAACGACGTGA